A segment of the Corylus avellana chromosome ca2, CavTom2PMs-1.0 genome:
GGGGGCAATTTGTCCATGATTTTTTTCTGCTGaaagtatatattaaacatTATGCATTTAATCTGAAAAGCTGGTGTTTCCCCTTTATGGAATCAAGATCAAACCCATTTTGTTTTGATGCCTCCATGGGTACCACAAGTGGTTGAGTGATAGATCTGTGACATATAGTACTTGATCAAGTTCATTATCACATGTTTTCCACGGGAGAGCTCTATGGTATTTCTACTAACTGGCATCGTTTGGTGTGCTTAAGACTTGTagtccattttgttttttgggtgaGACAAATCTGTGTTTCCAGGTGATGGTTGTTAAGGTTCAATTGCATCCCAATTTTGATTTCTACCATGATACTGGCAAGTAATAATGTAGAAACAATATCGGTTTCCATTGCCAAATTGAAGTTTGATATGAAAAGACATGCTACTTGAACTTAAGATGGTTGAATTGCTTTTCTAGAGTGTTAACATTTCTGGTGGTGATGTGCAATTTCTCTGTTCCTTCATGAATTGAGGACAGGATCTTGAATGCGCTCTTTTGGTTCGCGACTGAATCAGCAGTAGTGAGCTAAATGGTTTGGATAGTCAGATTTTTTCTAAGGTATAATAGCTAGTGTTTGTAGTTTTAGAGGTTATGATTGTATTGAATGTTGTTAGTGGTCTTAGGGTTGCTTACTAATGGAAACAGAGACGCCGGACATTATGGCTGTTTCATCCTTTTTAGGTTATAATCTTAGGGTCTGTTGGAAATTGATACATTGGATGTTACGACCATATCATGGTAGTAGACTGAGGTAGACTGAGGTGAGTGTGATTAGGGTTATTTTGGCATGGttgtttcaaaatatttgaatattttgcTTTCGGTggattaatataaaaatattttatgtcaatGTCACAATGAATATCCACCATCTGACAAACGACCAAGTATTTTTAGCTCTTCACTTTTGGTGGACTTAAccgatatatataatattacacATAGTGATTGATAAATTATGATCTTTTTGTATCTCCATATATTGATGCTTCCACTATCTAGAAAGAATTATTTCCCCAACTTTTTTCCCTCATCTTGTCTGCTTACCAGTCCCAAATACTTGATCAAACTATTGTTGTGAGGGAAAAGCTGAATCATGGAGAATTTAGCATTGATAGAATGAAAAAGGTTGAGATATcatttacttttattgttttttttttctctgaataTTGGTATATTCCATTTGAAATCTTGTTACATAAGCTCTATTAAAGGATTTTAAAACATGCATTTGTAACTTCTTAAAGTTAGtctttttcataattattatgTTGTTTAAGTAGATGCTTGACAGCAAAGGGTCCACAGTTGAGCAAGAATGGTGGTACCTCCTTGCCTGACACTGTAGAATTAAGAGTGGCTACATATTCCAGGTATTTAGACTGGTGCATTTATGACATCTTGCAAACATATGGTTTGTTGTCTACAAAGTCTCTTATTCAAGTCAAGTCCTCCAGCCTAGGTTATACCTTTTCTGATTGATGCGAAGTTTCAAGGTCATTATGGTTCCTGCTTGTAGtgttttcttattatttcttcattttgtcttgaaaaagaaaatattttgggTGACCTAGCAGCTCTGAATTTTACCGGGCATTGGTGAGCTGGATCAGTGATTCAGTGGGATGTAAAAACATGAAAGTTGAACTAGCATAATGTATTACTGCtaagttggttttttttttttttttaaaaagatttaatatgaagaatttCATTGGTTTAGAATTCGATTTAgtcatacaaaaaatttaatttgcaTTACAGCTGCGCTATGATCAATCATTTCAACCTTGGACTAGAGTTGGGTATGGTTCtcattttatctttgttttattgCTTGGCTTTCTAATTTTTACCATAGAACTTACATAGTTACACGGTATTTTTTATGTCCTAAGCATCGAATTTTTACTTTGCATGTAGTAGTAGCTCATTTGAGCCACAAGACACACAGGTCTCtacttaataatatatatttgagaaggacaaagttttctttcaacttGGTCTATTAAAACTGAGATCTCTTTTTAGAGCATGTGATTTTCACTTGCTCTAATTCTAGATGTCAATCTAATAAATTGAGTTGGAGAAATTTCTTTTGAACTTGTTTGGAGGAAAACATTGGTCATTTGAGAAATTTACACAATCAAAATTGCCCTTCGATTGTGCATGCACTCAATTAGTTAGAAATGTCCAATTATAGGACATATCACCTGTCTAGGCCATAACAGGCATGTTCTGGCTTGACATGCTCTGTGCCGGAACATGCTCTGTGCTGGCGGCCTGCATCATTGCTTTGCAACAAGGCCCAATTAAGCAGGTTGAATTAGTGAGTTGCAAAATACAATTATGGGAAGGTAGTTTGAGGTTCTAGGttttaaaattgacaaataattttttgtgatATGTATGCGTAACAAATGACCCCCTCCATACGAATTctgcctttttttattataaaaaaaataaattattttttattttaatgggGTCATtatgaaataacaaatttatccttaattataaattttttttttttaaaaaaatactagaaaaaGAGTTTGCATTGGTGTTTAGGGGGTTTGAGTGGATTTAAGTATTTAGGGAAGAGTGTCGAGAAGGAGCTTTCTTTGAGCAAGCTGGACTTGTTATAGGAGGGATCGAACTTTTCGATCTTCTAGTGGTCTTAAGAAactattcttttctttaaatcatttcatttcaaaacCATTTTTCTTAGTTCTTACAAACCGATCAACCCCATGGCTATGGTGGCCAAGCAGCTCCACTTGCAGCAGAATTAGAATTATCAGAATACTCTCCTCATTGATCAGCCTTCACACGACATCTAGTGCGGTGCACACTTTATCTCTTGGAGCAAGATGTGGTCCTTAATTCGAGGGTTGCTAAACCACCATTAAGCCTTTGGGGATTATTCAATTACCTCCTTTAGTCAATTAAGGGGGTGGTCGGTCACTCCAACGCCAATCCggggcttttttttatttttattttttatttttttttattttttaggataaTTTTGTAATGATCCTGTCAACCGGAATTGTAAGGACCGCATAagttattttgtcatttttaaaaaaaaatcggaatGAGTTATTTGTCGACTTCAAATTATAGAGACCGATTTAACAATGTATGGAAGCAGAGCAATCCTTTGTGTAATAATAGCCTTGGATGCTTGATACTTCTCTTATTATAATTTGTCTTCCATCCTGCACTTCAAAAACTACGTTGATGGCATGTGCCGTAGCAATTTGTCTTATGCTTGGCATCGTGGCCCTTGAGATATACGGAGTGGACACGTATGACCCCTAAGCAGCTCGCCGACAAAGAAGTCTAGAAAACGACTGCCACTAATCTTTTTAGACAAATTGTTCATTGGAAagtctcaattttattttgtattttttatagtCTATTAAACTGTGtttaaaatatttgtaaaaattacatgctctatatatatatatatatatatatatatattaatatagaACTCAACATATGCTGATTTAATTGACTAAATTAAATGAATTCCTTGCAACTCTATATAAGGAAAACTTTGCCCTTTCAAATCTATAGCATAATAACTAGAATTTGTTattatcaaaacaatatcatacaTGCAGATAAATgctaaaaattgtatttttatctcatatttattttaaaatgctGACGTGACAATTCTAATAATAAACCAAtcctgagatttttttttttttttttttttttttttttttttaacaataactaatttaaaagttatttttgatTCTCACATCAATATTGTTAAAtagttttgaaataaaaatatagtttatagtGTATTCTTATTTCATACTCACCAGTGTAATTCCTAAGAATATAACTtacatagagagagaaaaatcaaattaatttccTTTGGAGAGAGATAATTAGGTGATGGTCTTGGTCGGCACCACAGGCTAAGCACCACTGCACAGGGGTGTTATGTGAGCAAGCTTGGgatcggctcgtataagctcggctcgattattaaatgaaacgctttgtgaacacaaattttggttcgaatattaaatgaagcaagctcggctcgacacagttaggctcgtgagcaagctcgtataagctcgtgtgtgtgtatatatatatatataaactaagtaatacataattaattataaatctcataattattaaaatcttaaaattgcatttatatttaagcgttagagaatgaaaaattctaaacccttcgtgatcaaagagagagagagagcaatcattaaaaagacttcgattcaattagagcagacccaaacgaaaggaagaagaatcaagcagaaactattgagggagattgcaaaatgcataaactattgaagaattaaatagacccaaacactatcactacctgtttgatgagcgagagtgagagagtgggaaatgagagttcaggtggaagatgcgctgtgactggtgagggggattgagagagagaggttgaaaaaatatttttttgtagggggcgttgtcccaatgcagtatGAATGCACCCTGTTAACTTGTCctacattgttaagaaaacattaatctccaaatatgcttatctataaaaggatgcatatcctctctctttgaaaccaaatgccttgctgtattaaCTCAAGCTTCATACTTGACTAGCTAGATTAAGCAAATACttatatgcaaactaacttcttaagccgtttaagagtacttggaagttaatttttttttaaaaaaaacaaaaatattaaatataagaacCAGCGaacgagctggctcggctcgacttattattagcttgatctcgatttttttggcttgcccttgagctcgagctcgagtaaaatttaaacgagctaagcctgaacaagggaagctcgttCAAGCTCGGCTTGTTTACACCGCTATCACTGCACCATCGTGTTCGGCACCTCTTGCCACTGGATTGCATTCAAGTTGCCTTGCTAGAGCAAGTACCACTCCCCCCGGTACAAGTTGATCAAGGCCACAATATAATTCAGGGATGGAGTCAATTTTAAATTTGGGGGATTCAggtccaaaaaaaatttggggaggGATACATTGGCAAAAAATacctcaaattattatttttttaccttaattttttttttatttaatttttttttattgtaatttggGGGGAACTAGATTCATTGCCTGTCTTTCCCTAAATCCGTCTTTGACAATATTATTGTGTGCCTAACATTATGATAGTAAGCAGCACAAGACAGTGATGGTGGGTGTTCGTTGGGTTTGATTTTCAAGTTAGAGTTAGGGTGGGGCTTGGAAGAGAGAAGTGGAATCGTAATGAGTTAGCCTAAAAGAGTAGTAAGCGTGACAATGATAGAGCTGGCGGAGCTTGTAATGGTGGTAGTTGTGGTGAGGTTGAGGAAGCATAGAACATTTTACTCTCTAGTTTTCTTTGttcaataaaaatgtttttcggTAAAAATCTTCAACCCCAAACACCCATAAgtgaaaataacatttttcaaaatatattttacacattgataagaaaaaatataaattcaaacAAAGCAGGCCGTTATGACTATATGTTTTGGAATTACCATGGAAAACTGTTTTGGTTTCATGCCTCCATATCACACCCAAATGCTAACCATTTTACTCCATTCAACCCACATTATAATCCCTGGTTTCTCAGCCttaatctgaaaaaaaaaatcattttggaaTTCCGTACCAATCCACAGAAAATCAGTCACAAACCCAATTAGAAAACACACCCTTCTCACACACCATGCAGAAGGAAAACATAACAGAAGGCCACGCTAGAATTCCCATCCCCATTCAGCACACCTGTCTCCCATTTGACccactaactaaaaaaaaaaaaaacctaacgcTCAGATATTCCTCCACGTGTACGTTCCAGAACTCTCCAAGCACAAAGCTGGCGATCCGCGTGACCCAAAACGGACCAATAAGAAGCCGAGTCTCGCTCGCACACGGATCGCTTCCTCGCTATAAATACCCAGAGAGCCAATTCCAGCGGCGTCAGAGTAAAGTCATATTCTCAGCATTTGTGTGTGAAATTAATTCTCGTTTCTGTGATTCGTAATGTCGGCCACCGAAGAAGTTGCAGCCCCGGCCGTCGAGCAACCGGCGACGGAGGCTCCTGCTGTAGTGGAGCCCAAGCAGAAGGCTGAGAAGCCTGTCAAGGAGAAGAAGCCCAAGGCCCCCAAAGAGAAGAAGCCGAAACAGCCCAAAACCGCTGCTCATCCCCCATACTTCCAGGTATTTTCGCTTACCAAATATTTGATAATATGCATAATTGAATTTTTAGTTTGTCATGTTGATATTGGAAGCCTTTTTTTGTACTCTCATGTGAATTTTGATTTTCGTTTCTTGGATCCGAAAATTTGAGAATCGCTTGCATTTTTAGGTCTGAAAActtgaattagaaaaattctACAGCCGAATTTAAatgttttgttgatttttgCAGATGATCAAGGAGGCTCTGTTGGCTCTGGACGAGAAGAGCGGGTCGAGCCCGTACGCCATAGCCAAGTACATGGAAGAGAAGCACAAGCAAGAGCTTCCATCAAACTACAAGAAGATTTTGGGTCTGCAGTTGAAGAACTCGGCCGCGAGAGGGAAGCTCATCAAGATCAAGGCGTCGTACAAGCTCTCTGAGGCGGGCAAGAAGGTCACGGTCGCAAAGCTCACCAACGCAGAGAAAAAGCCCAAGCCCCAACCCAAGGCCAAGCAGACAACCAAGGCCAAGGCCAAGGCCAAGCCGACTACCAAGGCGGCTCCGAAGGCTAAGGCGGCGGCAGCGGCGAAAAAGCCCGAGGTTGCGGCGAAGAAGCCTGAAACCGCCGTTAAAAAGGCACCGAAGAGGAAGGCGAGCACTAAGATTGTTGGGCCTGGGCCCAAGAAGCCCAAGAAGTCGACCCCTTCTAAGCCCAAGCAGCCCAAGTCCATCAAGTCCCCTGCCGCCAAGAGGGCCAGGAAGGCCGCTGCTAAATAAGTGTTAAAATAGTTTAGgcgtctctctgtctctgtgtATAGGAAATGGAATCTCTGGTTTCTCTGAAGCAAGTTTTTGCTTTTAACTTTCAAGCACTAGATGTAATTCTCCCGTAATCTGCTTTTAGGAGTTATAATGGAACTGACATTTTCAGGCTTTTGCTTCCAATGTGCCActgatttttgtttctcttgGAATTAATCAACTATTGGGAATCTTAAAATTAGAAAAGTTCTgcgttttttattttcatgctcTGCCGTTTTTGATTCGGAAACAAATTTCAGTTTCTTTTGCGTTTCAGCTTCGGGGTTATGAAACAGAACGAATGAAATTGCAGAATTTGAATGTGGATCATCTGTTTAAATCTCAGAGGAAGTGAAAGGAAAATTGTTGAGCATTTTGTACCCTcaaatttttgaataacatcCTTAGAAATTGTCTTTCTTATTGCGTTATATGTGTTCATGAACACAACTTGTAGTGAAAGAAAGAGGGAGAATGTGGAATTTTGTGAAATTGTAAAATGGAGCTCATGCTATCAGGATTCAGTCCACCCatttattgtttgatttatGTGCATACATAGATGCTTTCGTTGTAGTGAAATAAATTGAGAAACTGTTTTTAAATGGGCGTTGCTCTGGTTTACATAATCTTTCGTTATCAAGCTTGAGGATTCTAGAAACTCAATGAGGTGAAACTATTTGGATTTTATGGGTGGGTGTAGCATCATatgatttttaacttttttttctcttctttgttaTGGTTATATATCTGTTGTTTGGGATTTTATTGATTGGTAATGTGTTTGCTTATGTGAAGGCTGCGAGGAAGTCGGCTCCTACTGCATGTGGAGTCGAGAAACCCCACCGTTACCGCCCGGGAACTGTCGCTCTTCGGTGTCGGTGTGGATGCTTTGTCCAGATTTTTCTACATTAATTTATTCTTGTACTAAATTTTTAATCTATTCTAAGGTGGGAATATAATCCCTAACGTCATTACTTGATATTTGTTCAATTCTaggtatttttgttgttttcctgTCAGACGAATTTGAGGTTCCAGAGCGCCATGCCAAGAGGGTGGCTATCATGCCAAAGGATATCCAGCTTGAAAGGGCATAAATGTTTTAGCAGTTCTTTCTCGATTTGCTACATTATTGTAATTTGCAAATGTATTTattaataatcttttttttttttttttttaattcaagaaaaaaagtcatttttaGTTCTACTTTTTTAGTAGTTGTACGAGTGTTGGCAATTTGTATGTGATGTATGGTGATCTGTATATTTTTGCCATCATAGATCGATGACTTGCTGTGTGTTATGAACAAGTCTTATGATGGAAGTGCTTTGGGAATTGCCTTCATTAATCTCCAGCAATAAGGTTTAGCAGTCAGATGAAGATCCTAAGCCTTAGGCCCTTAATCCctttcccataaaaaaaataaaaaaataaaaactctcattttgcaCTTGCACTTTGAATTGTTGTATTCTGTTTATTGTTGGTTTTGAACACATCTATGACTTTATTGTGAAATTGAATACAGTTGATATCTTTTATTGCGTTTGTGAAAGTGCAAGAGCTCAATTTGCATATCTGTGTTATAGATGAATGTGTTGTATGATGAAGTGCTATTGGATCTGCATTTCTGCTACATGTGACCTACAATGCTCAAAATGAAGGGCTGCTGGATCTGGGTTTTAATGTTCCCTTCATTCAAATCTTGGTACcttcataaaattttcaaattgtccTCTTGGTGCCTAAAGTCTCTGGCTTTGTTTGatcaccttttttattttattttatttaataaaaatattaaccaacaactaaaaatataaaaactcaaaactactttcacttttatattacaCGAGAACACttttttcacacacacacataaaaaaagcattaacaaatgaACCCACTAGTATATTTTTGTCCATTCCCTAACCAGCACGTCTAGAGCCCAATGAAAAATAGCTCGCAAAAAGAGTAGGCATTTATTTACCAGTAGATGGATAAGTCTAGGCTTCGGTTCTTGCATGTTTATGTTGTTATGTTAATAACAGCATACAAGTCGGATCTTAGGTGGGCAAATTGCTCACATTGAATGGATGAATTATAAAGCAACAATGCATTAAACGTAGTTGcaattttagttaaattatAAATACTTATTTGGTGAAAAGAAGttttataaatgattattgaaaattcaaaattataataaatgaaCATCTTGATGGCCCTTTCAAATGGGGGTCCAAAAGGCTGTCTTCGGCCTGCTCTCTGTTTTAGAGAATGGAGCTGTGGCCTGTGGCCCGTGGGAAAAGAATCCAAGAGAGTTGacatgaataatatatatgtaaaagaGAATAAAGTTTAGGGAGTGAAGAACAACTATTCCTCTTTTTCAACAGTGGTTTCTTGCCGAAAGTGTGTTTGAGAAGGATTCGGACGTCGTTAGGTCTAGACCCATTTCGAAAGATTTCTTATTAAAATTGGCCTCTAACTGATTTTTTACGACTCTTAACACATTGATTCGACGAGCAGCCTTAcaattaagattttgttttgccCGGTAATTTTGCAGCTTAAACATGCGTACTTAAACaaaatcgcaaaaaaaaaaaaaaaaatcctcataaaaattaaaaaaagaatgaaaatttttcaaaaaacaccCTCTAAACTTCTAGAAATTATCCACCCAAAGTTCAAAAGCTCTCAATTAAAGgtattgaattttcaatttctttcaattaactaatttcgttaggatttttcgttaaatctcgtcaaaattttcaaaatacccttatttttttattataaaaaattattaagatttatgggtaaacatatatatatttgtaacatctttgtaatattatttatttataaaaaatgggtattttttgggaattttagtaagatttaatgaaaaatcttaacggaatgatgtaattgaaataaaattgaaagttcgatatcaTTAATTaggagtttttaaactttaagaagTAGTGTCAAAACGAGTGAGAAAGTTAGGGGGAGTTGTaaagttttttccaaaaagaatTGAGATGAATCCTACCGTCATATTGATTCTTTAAACTAAATTTTGATGTAATCaccaaatattaattatattttaacacttgataaataaagataaagagaGATTGTAGTTAATTGAAATTGTACTGTCTTCTTGAGGTTGAGGAGAGGCTAACAAATAATTAAggccattattattattatttttttgtcgtTTTTGAAATATATCCTCTACTAGACTAC
Coding sequences within it:
- the LOC132170885 gene encoding histone H1, whose amino-acid sequence is MSATEEVAAPAVEQPATEAPAVVEPKQKAEKPVKEKKPKAPKEKKPKQPKTAAHPPYFQMIKEALLALDEKSGSSPYAIAKYMEEKHKQELPSNYKKILGLQLKNSAARGKLIKIKASYKLSEAGKKVTVAKLTNAEKKPKPQPKAKQTTKAKAKAKPTTKAAPKAKAAAAAKKPEVAAKKPETAVKKAPKRKASTKIVGPGPKKPKKSTPSKPKQPKSIKSPAAKRARKAAAK